A genome region from Streptomyces antimycoticus includes the following:
- a CDS encoding GNAT family N-acetyltransferase: protein MYAISLGEDGAELRPLEPWQAEEFLTHMDRGREFIGRFIPLADAASDLESARAFLQRYADKAAADAGRIYGIWTDGKLVGGVLFRTMDVNHGTAEAGCWLEPSAVGKGLVTRACRVIIDWAVEERGIHRVEWIAAAANEGSIAVARRLGMTKDGVLRESYLRRGEWQDREIWSVLAPEWRATRKPS, encoded by the coding sequence ATGTACGCGATATCCCTGGGCGAGGACGGTGCGGAGCTGCGCCCGCTGGAGCCGTGGCAGGCCGAGGAGTTCCTTACGCACATGGACCGGGGACGGGAGTTCATCGGGCGGTTCATCCCGCTGGCGGACGCCGCCTCCGACCTGGAGTCGGCCCGGGCGTTCCTCCAGCGATACGCGGACAAGGCGGCGGCCGACGCCGGGCGGATCTACGGCATCTGGACGGACGGCAAGCTGGTCGGCGGAGTCCTCTTCCGCACGATGGACGTCAACCACGGCACCGCGGAGGCGGGTTGCTGGCTGGAGCCGTCGGCGGTGGGCAAGGGGCTGGTGACCCGGGCCTGCCGCGTGATCATCGACTGGGCCGTCGAGGAGCGGGGCATCCACCGCGTGGAGTGGATCGCCGCCGCCGCGAACGAGGGCAGCATCGCCGTGGCCCGGCGGCTGGGGATGACGAAGGACGGTGTGCTGCGGGAGAGCTATCTGCGCCGGGGCGAGTGGCAGGACAGGGAGATCTGGTCGGTGCTCGCACCGGAGTGGCGGGCGACCCGCAAGCCGTCCTGA
- a CDS encoding class I SAM-dependent methyltransferase, translated as MVDTQFSDRRLAALYDLFCPWDERGDFTFYLPLVMSARSVLDVGCGTGALLRRAREDGHEGRLCGLDPGVGMLEVARTYPDVEWVLGDLVSAPGWSRAFDLVVMTGHAFQGLLGDDELRDALAAIATALTDDGRFVFETRNPLVREWEDWEVRYSGEVVDSTGAVVRCVCAVETPVRGDLVSATHTYTGAGWERPLLSRSTLRFLGPDALAGFLGEAGLVVTEQFGDWDGGPLTGTSPEIITVARRPRGERG; from the coding sequence ATGGTGGACACACAGTTCTCCGATCGCCGGCTGGCCGCGCTGTACGACCTGTTCTGCCCCTGGGACGAGCGCGGGGATTTCACGTTCTACCTGCCCCTGGTGATGTCCGCCCGCTCCGTCCTGGACGTGGGGTGCGGAACAGGCGCGCTGCTGCGCAGGGCACGGGAGGACGGGCACGAGGGACGGCTGTGCGGACTGGATCCCGGGGTGGGGATGCTGGAGGTGGCGCGGACGTACCCGGATGTGGAGTGGGTGCTCGGCGACCTGGTCTCGGCGCCGGGGTGGAGCCGTGCGTTCGATCTGGTGGTGATGACCGGCCACGCCTTCCAAGGGCTTCTGGGTGACGACGAGTTGCGCGATGCGCTGGCCGCGATCGCCACGGCACTGACCGACGACGGCCGCTTCGTGTTCGAGACCCGCAATCCGCTGGTGCGGGAGTGGGAGGACTGGGAGGTGCGGTACTCGGGCGAGGTGGTGGACTCCACCGGGGCCGTGGTGCGGTGCGTGTGCGCGGTGGAGACTCCGGTGCGGGGCGATCTCGTCTCGGCCACGCACACCTACACCGGCGCGGGCTGGGAGCGGCCCCTGCTGAGCCGCAGCACGCTGCGGTTTCTCGGCCCGGACGCGCTGGCCGGGTTCCTGGGTGAGGCGGGGCTTGTCGTGACGGAGCAGTTCGGGGACTGGGACGGCGGGCCGCTGACCGGCACCAGCCCGGAGATCATCACTGTCGCCCGCCGCCCCCGCGGTGAGCGTGGTTGA
- a CDS encoding TetR/AcrR family transcriptional regulator, which yields MDTRERLIASTRELLWERGYVGTSPKAIQERSGAGQGSMYHHFRGKPDLALAAITRSAEELRGRAEAEFSAPGTTVERISAYLRRERDALKGCPVGRLTQDPDVMADPDLRRPVEETFAWLTDRLTGLLAEGRASGELDTGLDPASTATALVAVLQGGYVLARAADSVEVYARAMNGALGLLTAHVR from the coding sequence ATGGACACCCGGGAACGACTCATCGCAAGCACCCGCGAGCTGCTGTGGGAGCGCGGCTACGTGGGCACGAGCCCGAAGGCGATCCAGGAGCGATCCGGGGCGGGCCAGGGCAGCATGTACCACCACTTCCGCGGCAAGCCCGACCTGGCGCTCGCCGCGATCACCCGCAGCGCCGAGGAGCTGAGGGGCAGGGCGGAGGCCGAGTTCAGCGCTCCCGGCACCACGGTCGAGCGGATCAGCGCCTATCTGCGGCGGGAGCGGGACGCTCTGAAGGGCTGCCCGGTCGGCCGCCTCACCCAGGACCCCGATGTGATGGCCGATCCAGACCTGCGCCGACCGGTCGAGGAGACGTTCGCCTGGCTCACCGACCGGCTGACCGGGCTGCTGGCGGAGGGCCGGGCGAGCGGGGAGCTCGACACCGGGCTCGACCCGGCGAGCACGGCCACCGCGCTGGTCGCGGTGTTGCAGGGCGGCTATGTACTGGCCCGTGCCGCCGACTCGGTCGAAGTGTATGCCCGGGCCATGAACGGAGCGCTCGGCCTGCTCACCGCCCATGTCCGCTGA
- a CDS encoding helix-turn-helix transcriptional regulator, translated as MTMVGRESESAAVLGLTSGVLILTGEPGAGKSTLLGLAADRHPGRVLRMTGSESEANLTFAGLHQLLRPVLGETAGLSARQRSALLGAIGLGEAERHETSPAEAEPHETGPAETNPHDTSPAEAEPGRVDSGHGGPPDRLLLGVALLTLLSDLARRSPVLVVADDLQWIDAGSLELLAFAARRIGDEPLAVLAAARDLAGEGTRGGATSPFSGFPVRTLGPLDATAAGLLLDRQPYPPTGRGRLRILDQAAGNPLALVELARANGACGADSADSAEGELLPPTDRLIRVFAADLDPLPEATRQALLLVAADDRAVAGRVEALAPAEAAGLLRLTGGGHDGRRARFRHPLIRSAIYHSAPLAARRQAHRDLAALLSAEPDRRAWHLAAAAEAPDEEIAAALEESAARARERGGYTAATTALERAAELSPGRRDRARRLVAAAGAAVSTGQPHWVRRLAAGAAELTDDPALSAEASLRVGQVLTLSTEHDTALSLLLRAAEDPGLRRIALASASVAGFYSGDEEYRLAVRARAQDDPWTLAVTDPTAHRSERVAAIPALVERADGDPARLISLGAMAWLLDETALAVRIFDDALHRWRLGGTLPIGLGCSAGWAYLDHGLWAQARTAAVNTNSAGAGLPHLDAAARSLEAAALALTGRTDEARTAGSAALSLVDPHRSRAVAVRARWALGMAAVADGDHIGAYEQFRLLFTADGEPVHYACSFPAVAELAAAAVRTGHGAEAAAIVERIADRLAEDPSPRMRILIHRARALLEPADAEPHFAAALAEPAGGQWPFERAQLLLDHAEWLRRRHRITEARHQLNTALETFRRLGARPWIDRTQAELRAAGIESAPTSPDALTSLSPQQQHIIRLAAQGLSNREIGERLFLSPRTVGSHLYRSFPKLGVTARSQLRDLIEASCPS; from the coding sequence ATGACCATGGTCGGGCGGGAGAGTGAGAGCGCGGCCGTACTCGGTCTGACCAGCGGTGTGCTGATCCTTACGGGCGAACCGGGTGCCGGCAAGAGCACCCTGCTCGGCCTCGCCGCGGATCGCCACCCGGGCCGGGTGCTGCGGATGACGGGCAGCGAGAGCGAGGCGAACCTGACGTTCGCGGGGCTCCACCAGCTGCTGCGGCCGGTGCTGGGGGAGACCGCCGGGCTGTCGGCGCGGCAGCGGTCGGCCCTGCTCGGCGCCATCGGCCTGGGGGAGGCCGAGCGCCACGAGACCAGCCCCGCGGAGGCCGAGCCCCACGAGACCGGCCCCGCGGAGACCAATCCCCACGACACCAGCCCCGCGGAGGCCGAGCCCGGCCGTGTCGACAGCGGCCACGGTGGCCCGCCCGACCGGCTGCTGCTCGGCGTCGCGCTGCTCACCCTGCTGTCCGACCTCGCCCGGCGATCCCCCGTCCTGGTGGTCGCCGACGATTTGCAGTGGATCGACGCCGGCTCGCTGGAGCTGCTCGCCTTCGCCGCCCGGCGCATCGGCGACGAACCCCTCGCCGTGCTGGCCGCGGCCAGGGACCTGGCGGGCGAGGGCACCCGGGGCGGGGCCACGTCGCCGTTCTCCGGTTTTCCCGTGCGCACGCTGGGTCCGCTGGACGCGACCGCCGCGGGCCTTCTGCTGGACCGGCAGCCGTATCCACCGACCGGCCGCGGCCGGCTGCGCATCCTCGACCAGGCCGCCGGGAACCCGCTGGCACTGGTCGAACTGGCCCGGGCGAACGGCGCCTGCGGCGCGGACTCGGCCGACTCCGCCGAAGGCGAGCTGCTGCCGCCCACCGACCGCCTGATACGGGTCTTCGCCGCCGACCTCGACCCCCTGCCCGAGGCCACCCGGCAGGCGCTGCTCCTGGTCGCGGCGGACGACCGGGCGGTGGCGGGCCGGGTCGAGGCGCTGGCCCCGGCCGAGGCCGCCGGACTGCTGCGGCTCACCGGTGGCGGCCACGACGGCCGGCGGGCCCGCTTCCGGCATCCGCTGATCAGGTCCGCGATCTACCACTCCGCACCGCTGGCCGCCCGCCGTCAGGCCCACCGCGACCTCGCCGCGCTGCTCAGCGCCGAACCCGACCGCCGCGCCTGGCATCTGGCCGCCGCCGCGGAGGCGCCGGACGAGGAGATCGCCGCCGCCCTGGAGGAGTCGGCGGCCAGGGCCCGGGAGCGCGGCGGATACACCGCCGCCACCACCGCGCTGGAACGTGCCGCCGAGCTGAGCCCCGGGCGCCGCGACCGCGCCCGCCGCCTGGTGGCCGCGGCGGGTGCGGCGGTGTCCACCGGACAGCCGCACTGGGTGCGCCGGCTCGCCGCCGGTGCCGCGGAGCTCACCGACGACCCGGCGCTGTCGGCCGAGGCATCGCTGCGGGTGGGCCAGGTGCTCACACTGAGCACCGAGCACGACACCGCGCTGTCCCTGCTGCTGCGGGCGGCGGAGGATCCCGGGCTGCGCCGGATCGCGCTCGCCTCCGCGTCGGTGGCGGGGTTCTACTCGGGCGACGAGGAATACCGCCTCGCCGTACGGGCCCGGGCACAGGACGACCCCTGGACGCTCGCGGTGACCGACCCCACCGCGCACCGGTCCGAACGGGTGGCGGCGATCCCGGCGCTGGTCGAGCGGGCGGACGGCGACCCCGCCCGGCTGATCTCGCTCGGCGCCATGGCCTGGCTGCTCGATGAGACCGCACTCGCGGTACGGATCTTCGACGACGCCCTCCACCGCTGGCGGCTGGGTGGCACCCTGCCCATCGGGCTCGGCTGCTCGGCCGGGTGGGCGTATCTGGACCACGGGCTGTGGGCCCAGGCCCGCACCGCCGCCGTGAACACCAACTCCGCGGGCGCCGGGCTGCCGCACCTCGACGCCGCCGCACGGTCGCTCGAAGCCGCCGCCCTCGCGCTGACCGGCCGGACCGACGAGGCCCGCACCGCGGGCTCCGCCGCGCTGTCCCTCGTCGACCCGCACCGCAGCCGGGCCGTCGCCGTCCGGGCCCGGTGGGCGCTGGGCATGGCCGCGGTGGCCGACGGAGACCACATCGGCGCGTACGAACAGTTCCGCCTGCTGTTCACGGCCGACGGCGAGCCCGTCCACTACGCGTGTTCCTTCCCCGCCGTCGCCGAACTGGCCGCGGCGGCCGTTCGCACCGGCCACGGCGCCGAGGCCGCCGCCATCGTGGAGCGCATCGCCGACCGGCTCGCCGAGGACCCCTCGCCCCGGATGCGCATCCTGATCCACCGCGCCCGTGCGCTGCTCGAACCGGCAGATGCCGAGCCGCACTTCGCCGCGGCCCTCGCCGAACCGGCGGGCGGCCAATGGCCCTTCGAACGCGCGCAGCTCCTGCTGGACCACGCCGAATGGCTGCGCCGCCGCCACCGCATCACCGAGGCCCGCCACCAGCTGAACACCGCGCTGGAGACCTTCCGCCGCCTCGGCGCCCGCCCCTGGATCGACCGGACCCAGGCCGAACTGCGCGCCGCCGGGATCGAATCCGCCCCCACCAGCCCGGACGCCCTCACCTCCCTGTCCCCGCAGCAGCAGCACATCATCCGCCTGGCGGCACAGGGCCTGAGCAACCGTGAGATCGGCGAACGGCTCTTTCTCTCCCCCCGCACCGTCGGCTCGCATCTCTACCGCAGCTTCCCCAAACTCGGCGTCACCGCCCGCTCCCAGCTGCGCGACCTGATCGAGGCGTCCTGCCCGTCGTAG
- a CDS encoding MHYT domain-containing protein: MYGTIDGFNYGATTPLAAYLMACLGGALGLRCTARSVRTQRSWKPGWLALGSASIGSGIWTMHFIAMMGFHVKETPVGFDIPTTLLSLLVAIVVVGIGVFMVGYRGVSRGVLLSAGVFTGLGVAGMHYIGMSAMRMQGHLEYSVPTVLLSVLIAVVAATAAVWAAVTIHGFRASLGSSMVMGVAVTGMHYTGMAAVSVRLDDVLGASVGGNAPPSLILPMLIGPVIFLVVAGTIIMFDPLLVLGEGEWNQKKADSSRLPPPPPRPVWPARPPEDPVQAPASRPAPPHGGQEYGGW; the protein is encoded by the coding sequence ATGTACGGCACCATCGACGGGTTCAACTACGGGGCCACCACCCCGCTGGCGGCCTACCTCATGGCCTGTCTCGGGGGAGCACTCGGCTTACGCTGCACCGCCCGGTCGGTGCGTACTCAGCGCTCCTGGAAGCCGGGCTGGCTCGCGCTCGGATCCGCGTCGATCGGCTCGGGCATCTGGACGATGCACTTCATCGCCATGATGGGGTTCCATGTGAAGGAAACCCCGGTCGGCTTCGACATACCGACCACCCTTCTCAGCCTTCTGGTGGCCATCGTCGTCGTCGGCATCGGCGTCTTCATGGTGGGCTACCGGGGCGTTTCCCGGGGGGTGCTGCTCTCGGCCGGTGTGTTCACCGGACTCGGCGTCGCGGGCATGCACTACATCGGGATGTCCGCGATGCGCATGCAGGGGCATCTGGAGTATTCCGTGCCGACCGTGCTGCTCTCCGTCCTGATCGCGGTCGTGGCCGCGACCGCCGCCGTGTGGGCCGCCGTGACCATCCACGGCTTCCGCGCCAGCCTGGGATCGAGCATGGTGATGGGGGTCGCGGTGACCGGGATGCACTACACGGGCATGGCCGCGGTCAGTGTGCGGCTGGACGATGTGCTCGGCGCCTCCGTGGGCGGCAATGCGCCGCCTTCGCTGATCCTCCCCATGCTGATCGGCCCGGTGATCTTTCTGGTGGTCGCGGGGACCATCATCATGTTCGATCCACTGCTGGTCCTGGGCGAGGGGGAGTGGAACCAAAAGAAGGCGGACAGCTCGCGTCTGCCCCCGCCACCACCTCGGCCGGTCTGGCCGGCCCGGCCGCCGGAGGACCCCGTTCAGGCGCCGGCGAGCCGTCCGGCCCCGCCCCACGGCGGTCAGGAATACGGTGGTTGGTGA
- a CDS encoding tautomerase family protein, producing MPFVRIDALRADPDRLDALGRAVHDALVETIGFPPNDRFQVLTSHDGTSGMLRYDDYLGVRRDDGLVYIALTMRSGRTPAQKQALYRRIAELAQEYAGTEPRNVFITLTENESADWSFGHGVAQYIDG from the coding sequence ATGCCCTTCGTTCGCATTGACGCACTGCGGGCCGACCCCGACCGGCTCGACGCGCTCGGCCGTGCCGTGCACGACGCGCTGGTGGAAACCATCGGCTTTCCGCCCAACGACCGGTTCCAGGTTCTGACCAGCCATGACGGCACCAGCGGCATGCTGCGCTACGACGACTACCTCGGGGTGCGGCGCGACGACGGCCTCGTCTACATCGCACTCACGATGCGCTCGGGGCGCACACCGGCACAGAAGCAGGCGCTGTACCGGCGGATCGCCGAGCTCGCCCAGGAGTACGCGGGGACCGAGCCGCGAAACGTCTTCATCACCCTGACCGAGAACGAGTCGGCCGACTGGTCGTTCGGCCATGGGGTGGCGCAGTACATCGACGGATGA
- a CDS encoding lipoate--protein ligase family protein has protein sequence MHGEYKVPGGKLVVVDLDVQDGVLRGVRVAGDFFLEPDEALHAIDQALEGAPADADAQALAARIEAGLPDGTVMFGFSAEAVGIAVRRAVARATDWTDYDWQLIHEGPQDPALHMALDEVLTGEVAAGRRPPTLRVWEWDRPAVIIGSFQSLRNEVDPAGAERHGVTVVRRISGGGAMFVEPGNTITYSLYVPQSLVSGLSFADSYAYLDDWVLGALGEMGVKAWYQPLNDIATEAGKVGGAAQKRIAAHGGAVLHHVTMSYDIDAAKMVEVLRIGREKLSGKGIASAVKRVDPLRRQTGLPRPAVIDRMVASFRGRYGLTDGKVTDEESATARLLAAGKFGSPEWTSRVP, from the coding sequence ATGCACGGTGAGTACAAGGTGCCGGGCGGCAAGCTGGTCGTCGTGGATCTGGATGTCCAGGACGGCGTGCTGCGCGGGGTGCGGGTCGCGGGCGACTTCTTCCTGGAACCGGACGAGGCGCTGCACGCCATCGACCAGGCCCTGGAGGGCGCGCCCGCCGACGCGGACGCGCAGGCGCTCGCCGCACGCATCGAGGCGGGACTGCCCGACGGCACCGTGATGTTCGGTTTCTCCGCCGAGGCCGTGGGCATCGCGGTGCGGCGGGCGGTGGCCCGTGCCACCGACTGGACCGACTACGACTGGCAGCTGATCCACGAGGGGCCACAGGATCCGGCGCTGCACATGGCCCTGGACGAGGTGCTGACCGGCGAGGTGGCCGCCGGGCGGCGGCCGCCGACGCTCCGGGTGTGGGAGTGGGACCGTCCGGCCGTCATCATCGGCAGCTTCCAGTCACTGCGCAACGAGGTCGACCCGGCAGGCGCCGAGCGGCACGGGGTGACGGTCGTCCGGCGGATCAGCGGCGGCGGGGCGATGTTCGTCGAACCGGGCAACACCATCACGTACTCGCTGTACGTACCCCAGTCGCTCGTCTCCGGCCTGTCCTTCGCCGACAGCTACGCCTATCTGGACGACTGGGTGCTGGGCGCGCTGGGCGAGATGGGCGTCAAGGCGTGGTACCAGCCGCTGAACGACATCGCGACGGAGGCGGGGAAGGTCGGCGGGGCGGCCCAGAAGCGGATCGCGGCACACGGCGGTGCGGTGCTGCACCACGTGACCATGTCGTACGACATCGACGCCGCCAAGATGGTGGAGGTGCTGCGCATCGGCCGGGAGAAGCTGTCCGGCAAGGGCATCGCGAGCGCCGTCAAGCGGGTGGACCCGCTGCGCCGCCAGACCGGCCTGCCGCGCCCGGCCGTCATCGACCGCATGGTGGCCTCGTTCCGCGGACGGTACGGGCTCACGGACGGCAAGGTGACGGACGAGGAGTCGGCGACGGCGCGGCTGCTGGCGGCCGGGAAGTTCGGCTCGCCGGAATGGACATCGCGGGTGCCGTGA
- a CDS encoding DUF4186 domain-containing protein produces the protein MSDPSDPMPDSLDQRLETIARHPFRAKFHLRGRDRATAELSGPSTMRWHAYDLIAKRLAPAEPYKDGKQTPYRGHPVFVAQHATATCCRTCLERWHQIPKGRELSRAERAYVVGVICRWIEREVAAGGR, from the coding sequence ATGTCCGACCCGTCCGACCCGATGCCTGACTCGCTCGACCAGCGGCTGGAGACCATCGCGCGCCACCCCTTCCGCGCCAAGTTCCATCTGCGCGGTCGGGACCGGGCCACGGCCGAGCTGAGTGGCCCGTCGACGATGCGCTGGCACGCGTATGACCTGATCGCCAAGCGGCTGGCTCCCGCCGAGCCGTACAAGGACGGCAAGCAGACGCCCTACCGCGGCCACCCCGTGTTCGTCGCCCAGCATGCGACCGCCACCTGCTGCCGTACCTGCCTCGAGCGCTGGCACCAGATCCCCAAGGGGCGGGAGCTGAGCCGCGCGGAGCGGGCATACGTGGTGGGGGTGATCTGCCGTTGGATCGAACGCGAGGTGGCGGCAGGCGGACGGTGA
- a CDS encoding TIGR03618 family F420-dependent PPOX class oxidoreductase, with the protein MTDLQDVDRIAAADHHLAVVTTTRADGSVQASVVNAGIIDHPVSGEQVVAFVTYGRAKLAHLRARPRATLVFRAGWNWAAVEGRTEIAGPDDPFPGVDQERLRLLLREIFTAAGGAHDDWGAYDRVMAEQRRAAVFVRPERVYSN; encoded by the coding sequence ATGACGGATCTTCAGGACGTGGACCGCATCGCCGCGGCCGACCACCACTTGGCGGTCGTGACGACGACGCGCGCCGACGGCTCGGTCCAGGCATCAGTGGTCAACGCCGGGATCATCGACCATCCGGTCTCCGGTGAGCAGGTGGTCGCCTTCGTCACCTACGGCCGCGCCAAACTCGCCCATCTGCGGGCACGACCGCGGGCCACCCTGGTCTTCCGTGCCGGATGGAACTGGGCCGCCGTCGAGGGCCGCACCGAGATCGCGGGGCCCGACGACCCGTTCCCCGGAGTCGACCAGGAGCGTCTGCGGCTGCTGCTGCGCGAGATCTTCACCGCCGCGGGCGGCGCGCACGACGACTGGGGCGCCTACGACCGGGTGATGGCCGAGCAGCGCCGCGCCGCGGTCTTCGTCCGCCCCGAGCGCGTCTACAGCAACTGA
- a CDS encoding ATP dependent DNA ligase: protein MVIGGWTDPRRTRPGLGALLLGYFSDGDLVYAGKVGTGFDTRTLEALARQLTELRTPTCPFTRGAPPTGSGVNWARPELVAEIAFTEWTAEGRLRHPRFLGLRRDKPAREVVREEP from the coding sequence CTGGTCATCGGCGGATGGACCGATCCCCGGCGCACCCGCCCCGGGCTCGGCGCCCTGCTCCTCGGCTACTTCAGTGACGGTGACCTCGTCTACGCGGGCAAGGTCGGCACCGGCTTCGACACCCGCACCCTGGAAGCCCTCGCCCGACAGCTGACCGAGCTGCGCACCCCCACCTGCCCGTTCACCCGTGGCGCCCCGCCCACCGGGTCCGGCGTCAACTGGGCGCGCCCCGAACTCGTCGCCGAGATCGCCTTCACCGAGTGGACAGCGGAAGGCCGTCTGCGGCACCCCCGTTTCCTGGGGCTGCGCCGCGACAAACCGGCCCGCGAGGTCGTCCGCGAGGAGCCCTGA
- a CDS encoding carboxylesterase family protein has protein sequence MAVSVFRNIPYAAAPTGAARFAAPTPVHGAPGGDGPGPTAPAPERRFAADLSPALGQGWVRGEDYLTVNVWTPRTDGNAPVMVFVHGGGFLSGTGQAPLYDGTSFARDGVVLVTLNYRLGAPGWLDLPDAPRNRGLLDVLAALRWVREHIAGYGGDPDRVTVFGQSAGGMIVSALLVTPEAAGLFRGAISQSGGLHTLTGAEAAETTRALADRLGVPATAEAFAAIPDERLVSALADLPGVGPRLSPLGVVLDEPDEVAPPHPVDLLVGTNTQESLLYQRPERSAGIDAMFRDARERLVSRYDKAFTYDFDWRGGPFGACHTAEVPFVFDNTGLPALRTANGLLGADIPPSLATEMHGAWVRFAMTGDPGWSGTRRFR, from the coding sequence ATGGCGGTGAGCGTGTTCCGGAACATCCCGTACGCGGCCGCGCCGACCGGTGCCGCGCGGTTCGCCGCGCCGACCCCCGTGCACGGTGCCCCCGGCGGCGATGGGCCGGGGCCGACGGCCCCGGCGCCCGAGCGACGGTTCGCGGCGGACCTGAGCCCGGCGCTGGGCCAGGGCTGGGTGCGTGGCGAGGACTATCTGACGGTCAACGTCTGGACGCCACGGACCGACGGCAACGCCCCGGTGATGGTCTTCGTGCACGGCGGCGGCTTTCTCTCCGGCACCGGCCAGGCGCCACTGTACGACGGGACGTCCTTCGCCCGCGACGGCGTGGTCCTGGTCACCCTCAACTACCGTCTCGGCGCGCCGGGTTGGCTCGACCTGCCGGATGCCCCGCGCAACCGGGGTCTGCTGGACGTGCTCGCGGCGCTGCGCTGGGTGCGCGAGCACATCGCGGGCTACGGCGGGGACCCGGACCGGGTGACGGTGTTCGGGCAGTCGGCCGGAGGGATGATCGTCAGCGCGCTGCTGGTGACGCCCGAGGCCGCCGGGCTGTTCCGGGGTGCGATCAGCCAGAGCGGTGGGCTGCACACCCTGACCGGAGCGGAGGCGGCGGAGACGACCCGGGCCCTGGCCGACCGGCTGGGCGTTCCGGCCACGGCCGAGGCGTTCGCCGCGATCCCCGACGAGCGCCTGGTGTCCGCGCTCGCCGACCTGCCCGGGGTGGGTCCGAGGCTCTCGCCGCTCGGTGTGGTGCTCGATGAGCCCGACGAGGTGGCCCCGCCGCATCCGGTGGATCTGCTGGTGGGCACGAACACCCAGGAGTCGCTGCTGTACCAGCGGCCGGAACGCAGCGCGGGCATCGACGCCATGTTCCGCGACGCCCGTGAGCGGCTGGTGTCCCGCTACGACAAGGCGTTCACCTACGACTTCGACTGGCGGGGCGGGCCGTTCGGCGCGTGCCACACCGCGGAGGTCCCGTTCGTCTTCGACAACACCGGTCTGCCCGCGCTCCGTACGGCGAACGGACTGCTCGGAGCAGACATCCCACCGTCGCTGGCCACGGAGATGCACGGCGCGTGGGTCCGGTTCGCCATGACGGGGGATCCGGGCTGGTCAGGGACGCGCCGGTTCCGCTAG
- a CDS encoding MBL fold metallo-hydrolase — protein MDTITLGNVEITRVVEVAPRGLPRDFIFPDVAMEHWRTHEGWLAPEFLDPAADEVRTTIQSWLLRSEGRTILIDTGVGNDRERPHMPFFHHLQTDYLGKLAATGVHPADVDLVICTHVHGDHVGWNTSWTEGEWRPTFPNAEYVFPRADFDYWNPENGHRTRSGPRMANVFEDSVAPVHQAGQTVLWEGDHYDIDAQLRLEPAPGHTPGSCVVRLRSGTDRAIFAGDVLHSPLQIVEPDVCPCFDEDEPRARVARRRVLGEAADEGALLFPAHFPGAGAAEVRRDGERFAVKEWAAWR, from the coding sequence ATGGACACCATCACGCTTGGCAACGTCGAGATCACCCGCGTGGTAGAGGTGGCCCCAAGGGGTCTGCCACGCGACTTCATCTTTCCCGACGTGGCCATGGAGCACTGGCGCACGCACGAGGGCTGGCTGGCGCCCGAATTCCTGGATCCGGCCGCCGATGAGGTACGCACGACGATCCAGAGCTGGCTGCTTCGCAGCGAGGGCCGGACGATCCTGATCGACACCGGCGTCGGCAACGACCGGGAGCGGCCGCATATGCCGTTCTTCCACCATCTGCAGACGGACTACCTCGGGAAACTGGCCGCGACCGGGGTCCACCCGGCCGATGTGGACCTGGTGATCTGCACCCATGTGCATGGTGACCACGTCGGATGGAACACGTCGTGGACGGAGGGTGAGTGGCGGCCGACCTTCCCCAACGCGGAGTATGTGTTCCCCCGGGCCGACTTCGACTACTGGAACCCGGAGAACGGGCACCGGACCCGCTCCGGCCCCCGGATGGCGAACGTGTTCGAGGACAGCGTCGCCCCCGTCCACCAGGCCGGGCAGACCGTGCTGTGGGAGGGCGACCACTACGACATCGACGCCCAGCTACGCCTCGAGCCCGCCCCCGGCCACACTCCCGGCTCCTGCGTGGTGCGGCTGCGGTCCGGTACGGATCGGGCGATCTTCGCGGGCGATGTGCTGCACAGCCCGCTGCAGATCGTGGAGCCGGACGTCTGCCCCTGCTTCGATGAGGACGAGCCCCGGGCGCGGGTCGCCCGGCGCCGGGTGCTGGGGGAAGCCGCGGACGAGGGCGCGCTGCTGTTCCCCGCGCACTTCCCCGGCGCGGGCGCGGCCGAAGTGCGGCGGGACGGCGAGCGGTTCGCGGTGAAGGAGTGGGCGGCATGGCGGTGA